Proteins encoded within one genomic window of Cucumis sativus cultivar 9930 chromosome 3, Cucumber_9930_V3, whole genome shotgun sequence:
- the LOC101214675 gene encoding caffeic acid 3-O-methyltransferase, whose product MASTTEETTITSYSEDDDTVMEQQHYAYAMELATLAVVPMTLQAAFELGVFEILAKAGNGAELSSTEIAAKITTTNPEASLMIDRILRLLASHAVVGCSLASDEDGNVQRLYSLTPVSKYYVRNEDGVSLGPLLTLLQDKVLLHTWSELKNTVIEGGSTTFTRAYGGLNAFQYLGTDSRFNQVFNIAMINHSTMPIKKIVKAYKGFANIKQLVDVGGGLGITLQLITSTYPYIKGINYDLPHVIRNAPPYPGVEHVGGDMFEKIPNGDAVFMKWILHDWSDDHCITLLKNCYNAIPDDGKVIVMDSILPTLPETTSATKAVAQCDMVEMTLYEGGKERTRDEFKALAAKAGFKRVIFQCLVANLWVTEFLKN is encoded by the exons ATGGCTTCCACGACAGAGGAAACAACCATCACTTCCTACAGCGAAGACGACGACACCGTCATGGAACAACAACACTATGCTTATGCTATGGAACTGGCTACCTTAGCGGTGGTGCCGATGACACTCCAAGCAGCCTTTGAACTCGGCGTGTTTGAGATCTTGGCTAAGGCCGGGAACGGGGCCGAGCTCTCTTCGACAGAGATAGCGGCTAAAATAACCACAACAAACCCTGAAGCGTCGTTGATGATTGATAGAATATTGAGGCTTCTAGCAAGCCACGCTGTCGTGGGATGCTCTTTGGCTTCTGATGAAGATGGGAATGTGCAAAGACTTTATAGCCTTACGCCAGTTTCTAAGTATTATGTTCGTAACGAAGACGGTGTCTCTTTAGGTCCACTTTTAACACTGCTTCAAGATAAAGTCCTTCTGCATACATG gAGTGAACTGAAAAATACGGTTATTGAAGGAGGAAGTACTACTTTCACAAGGGCTTACGGGGGATTGAATGCCTTTCAATACCTTGGCACGGATTCAAGATTTAACCAAGTTTTTAACATTGCAATGATAAATCATTCCACTATgcccattaaaaaaattgtcaaagcCTACAAAGGCTTTGCAAACATCAAGCAACTAGTTGATGTTGGTGGTGGCCTTGGGATCACCCTTCAACTCATCACTTCTACGTACCCTTATATCAAAGGCATCAACTATGACTTACCTCACGTCATTCGCAATGCCCCTCCCTATCCAG GTGTGGAGCATGTGGGAGGAGACATGTTTGAGAAAATTCCAAATGGAGATGCTGTTTTCATGAAG TGGATACTACATGATTGGAGTGACGATCATTGCATAACGTTGTTGAAAAATTGCTACAATGCAATCCCAGATGATGGAAAGGTAATCGTAATGGACTCAATACTTCCAACATTACCCGAGACCACAAGTGCAACAAAAGCTGTTGCCCAATGTGATATGGTTGAGATGACTTTATATGAAGGAGGCAAAGAAAGAACTAGAGATGAATTCAAGGCCCTTGCAGCCAAAGCTGGCTTTAAACGTGTCATATTTCAATGTCTCGTGGCTAATCTTTGGGTTACTGAGTTtcttaaaaattga